A genomic window from Candidatus Pelagisphaera phototrophica includes:
- a CDS encoding PrpF domain-containing protein, giving the protein MQIRGGSSKGIFFDTADLPESGEERDKVILAAMEGLRPGDIRQIDGLGGGDLLTAKVALVSRSAREDADLDYLFLQVVVGEGRLSAAQGCGNILAGLLHFAIESGMLSPTDPTTKAVVHMVNNGGLCEVTVQTPDFKLAVAGSAKVDAVQGIGAPVICNYLETVGINCGKLLPTGSVLDEVDGVQVTCVDNGMPVVALRVTDFGITGYESKEELDSNEDLKERLESIRLQMGPKMNLGDVSHLTVPKMCLLSPPRSGGLMNTRTFIPHQCHAAIGVMGAFSVAVVGLLPGSIAEGIANVPNDFASVILEHPSGQFTLSLKSSSKNSELEIHETGAIRTARIISKGEVYIP; this is encoded by the coding sequence ATGCAAATCCGGGGTGGTAGCTCCAAAGGCATCTTTTTCGATACGGCCGACCTTCCGGAATCTGGTGAAGAGAGGGATAAAGTTATCCTCGCAGCCATGGAAGGACTCAGGCCTGGTGACATTCGGCAGATCGATGGACTGGGTGGTGGCGATCTACTGACCGCTAAAGTCGCATTGGTGAGCCGCTCAGCACGTGAGGACGCCGATTTGGATTACCTTTTCTTGCAAGTGGTTGTTGGAGAGGGCCGACTTTCTGCAGCCCAAGGTTGTGGCAATATCCTTGCCGGGCTACTTCATTTTGCAATCGAGAGCGGAATGCTTTCACCAACGGATCCGACCACCAAGGCAGTTGTCCACATGGTCAACAACGGTGGATTGTGCGAAGTCACGGTACAGACTCCAGATTTCAAACTTGCTGTCGCGGGATCTGCGAAGGTCGATGCGGTTCAGGGAATAGGCGCACCGGTGATTTGTAACTACCTCGAGACCGTTGGCATAAACTGCGGAAAATTGCTACCTACTGGGAGTGTCTTGGATGAAGTGGATGGTGTGCAGGTTACCTGCGTCGACAACGGCATGCCAGTCGTGGCACTCAGGGTGACGGATTTCGGAATCACCGGTTATGAAAGCAAAGAAGAGCTAGATTCCAATGAAGACCTAAAGGAACGTCTCGAGTCCATTCGCTTGCAAATGGGTCCGAAAATGAACTTAGGCGATGTATCACACTTAACCGTGCCCAAGATGTGTTTGCTTTCACCGCCACGGTCAGGCGGCTTGATGAACACTCGGACCTTCATACCCCATCAATGCCATGCGGCCATCGGTGTCATGGGCGCGTTTTCAGTCGCTGTGGTTGGCTTACTTCCGGGGTCAATTGCGGAGGGCATTGCTAACGTGCCAAACGACTTCGCCTCTGTTATCCTAGAGCATCCATCTGGGCAATTTACCCTGAGTCTGAAATCTTCCTCGAAAAATTCCGAATTGGAAATTCATGAGACGGGAGCCATTCGCACCGCTCGTATCATTAGTAAGGGAGAAGTATATATTCCGTAA
- a CDS encoding 4-carboxy-4-hydroxy-2-oxoadipate aldolase/oxaloacetate decarboxylase: MITAEQIKTLSQFGTATLHEALGQIGDLPCQIKPLHPAMRICGPTYTVKCKAHMNINLHRAYAYARPGDVIVADCSGAYDAGYWGDLLTSGAMKQGVAGLVIDSCIRDADAIEELGFPIFCRGLCIKGTGKDPEGCLNEPITIGDISIHPGDIAVGDRDGVVIVPQDRVEEAIEKAQAREDKEAAVRVRLNAGETSLKIYEWDKKFGY, encoded by the coding sequence ATGATAACCGCCGAACAAATAAAAACACTGTCTCAATTCGGAACGGCCACTCTCCACGAGGCTCTCGGTCAAATCGGGGACCTGCCTTGCCAGATTAAACCGCTTCATCCCGCCATGCGGATTTGCGGTCCGACCTATACAGTTAAGTGCAAGGCCCACATGAATATTAATCTTCACCGAGCCTATGCTTACGCGAGACCAGGTGACGTCATTGTGGCGGATTGCTCGGGCGCCTATGATGCGGGCTACTGGGGAGACTTGCTTACCTCTGGAGCTATGAAACAAGGCGTGGCAGGCTTGGTTATTGACTCCTGTATCCGTGATGCTGATGCAATAGAAGAATTAGGCTTCCCTATTTTTTGTCGAGGGTTGTGCATCAAAGGAACAGGTAAGGACCCGGAAGGGTGTTTAAACGAACCGATTACAATTGGAGACATATCAATTCATCCGGGCGACATTGCTGTAGGCGACAGGGACGGAGTGGTCATTGTTCCACAGGACAGAGTTGAAGAAGCCATTGAAAAGGCCCAGGCCCGCGAGGACAAGGAGGCCGCTGTGAGAGTCCGGCTCAATGCCGGGGAAACCTCCTTAAAGATTTACGAGTGGGATAAAAAGTTTGGGTACTAG
- a CDS encoding PIG-L deacetylase family protein: METKRKLLVVGAHAADFVWRAGGTIAKTAEQGGEVLNLTLSYGERGESGVLWKEDPNRSIEDVKQLRHEMSAEASEILGCEFRCLDWGDYPMVVNDERVQQLADIIREFEPNVILTHSAKDPFNPDHPLTCQTVEKARLLSAGAGVDAAFKTITPPLWYSFEPHQPELSGFVPDTYVDITSVFEKKKAAMACMRAQTYLQIYYTELGDRRGNHARRISGKKPVKFAEAFQSKVPVILDTIVPDIHFD; this comes from the coding sequence ATGGAAACCAAAAGAAAGCTACTGGTCGTCGGAGCGCATGCTGCGGACTTCGTATGGAGAGCTGGCGGAACCATTGCCAAAACGGCGGAGCAGGGCGGCGAAGTGTTGAACCTGACTCTTTCCTACGGTGAGCGAGGGGAATCGGGGGTACTCTGGAAGGAGGACCCCAATCGTTCAATTGAAGATGTGAAGCAACTGAGACATGAAATGTCAGCCGAGGCTTCTGAAATATTAGGCTGCGAATTTCGCTGCCTGGATTGGGGCGACTACCCTATGGTCGTGAATGACGAACGCGTTCAGCAATTGGCGGATATCATTCGCGAATTTGAACCGAATGTTATCCTGACCCATTCCGCAAAAGATCCTTTTAATCCCGATCATCCCTTGACCTGTCAGACAGTGGAAAAGGCACGATTGCTTTCAGCGGGTGCCGGTGTCGACGCAGCATTTAAAACCATCACTCCTCCTCTTTGGTATAGCTTTGAGCCGCATCAACCTGAACTGTCAGGCTTTGTTCCCGACACCTATGTCGATATCACTTCGGTATTCGAAAAAAAGAAGGCGGCCATGGCCTGTATGCGAGCGCAGACATATTTGCAAATCTACTACACTGAATTGGGCGACAGACGCGGAAACCACGCTCGCCGAATTTCCGGGAAGAAACCGGTCAAATTCGCGGAGGCCTTTCAAAGCAAAGTTCCTGTCATTCTGGATACTATCGTCCCTGACATTCATTTCGACTAG
- a CDS encoding VOC family protein, which produces MDTIQWDIAHMAHVELLTPKLEESVRFFSEIMGMSISDEKGDSVYLRAYDDYEHHTLKLTAHTHADLGHYAWRLRSSEILECKAKAIEATGHGLGWTEGDLGQGRSFQFRMPSGQLTEIYFESEKYQSSKEDASALKNTASKFPGRGMNVRRLDHLNLLAPDVAAFQDFQLNTLGGRLTETIISDEDRVLGAWFSVNSKSYDLAVTEDHLQGAKGRFHHVTFAVNSREEVLIAADIALENGITIETGPHKHAIQQTFFLYLFEPGGHRVEIANSTARLVLDPDYKPIVWSLDERKKGQAWGLQTVKSFHTRGSPMPEDSENNV; this is translated from the coding sequence ATGGATACGATTCAATGGGATATTGCCCACATGGCACATGTGGAATTGTTAACGCCGAAACTTGAGGAAAGCGTCCGCTTTTTTTCAGAGATCATGGGTATGTCTATTAGCGATGAGAAAGGTGATTCTGTATACCTGCGTGCCTACGACGATTACGAACATCATACTTTAAAATTGACGGCGCACACCCATGCGGATCTGGGGCACTATGCCTGGCGTTTAAGAAGTTCTGAGATTCTGGAATGTAAAGCAAAGGCGATTGAAGCGACAGGGCACGGTCTGGGCTGGACGGAAGGAGATCTGGGTCAAGGCCGCAGCTTCCAGTTCAGAATGCCAAGTGGTCAGTTGACGGAAATCTATTTTGAATCTGAGAAATACCAATCCAGTAAGGAAGACGCATCGGCTCTGAAAAACACCGCTTCCAAATTTCCCGGCAGAGGTATGAATGTGCGGCGTCTCGATCACTTAAATTTGTTGGCTCCCGATGTAGCTGCCTTTCAAGATTTCCAGCTCAACACCTTGGGAGGTCGATTGACGGAAACCATTATTTCCGATGAGGACAGGGTATTGGGAGCCTGGTTTTCGGTCAATTCCAAGTCTTACGACCTGGCTGTTACAGAAGATCACCTGCAGGGAGCAAAAGGCAGATTCCACCATGTGACTTTTGCGGTCAACAGCCGGGAAGAAGTCCTGATTGCTGCGGATATTGCATTGGAAAATGGTATTACTATCGAAACCGGGCCCCACAAGCATGCTATTCAGCAAACCTTTTTTCTATACCTCTTTGAACCAGGAGGCCACAGAGTGGAGATAGCAAACAGTACGGCCCGCCTGGTTTTGGACCCCGATTACAAACCAATTGTCTGGTCCCTTGACGAACGCAAAAAAGGACAGGCCTGGGGCCTGCAAACCGTTAAGAGTTTTCACACCCGCGGCTCACCGATGCCGGAAGATTCCGAGAACAATGTCTGA
- a CDS encoding SLC13 family permease, whose translation MSIQKTTSSLKGCIIALAAFFLILFLPVADSLSSEGHRLMALTVACLILWVTEALPIPVTSILAIGGQALVGSATLRQASSNFISPVFFFVLAMFVFAAVVRETKLDSRFAQWLLSKSGTDTRKILLAFMIGTAVVSSVMSDVPACALWMALGLGILQQENLKPGSSNFGKVLMLGITIAAFIGGIATPAGSSINIMGLVMLADLGGGEVPFLKWMAIGIPMVVLLIPISWFVLLKFFPPEISNISENPGEKDPSKEPFSTGQKKVMVIFGTVIILWILSNWYPKALDVTMIALIGSVVFFLPGIGVSTWKEVSKGIGWDILLMIGAVSSIGLASRDTGLATWVVSSIFDGAGGISVLWLIIAISTFTVLIHFVVPIGPVVNAVMIPPIVALAIAIGQPPILLALPVIFTASCAFLLPLDAVALITYSKGYYRMTDMLWPGLVISVFWVIILTALMLVVVPWLGLVP comes from the coding sequence ATGTCTATACAGAAAACTACAAGTTCTTTGAAAGGTTGTATCATTGCCCTGGCAGCATTTTTCCTGATCCTTTTCCTGCCAGTAGCCGATTCTCTGAGCAGCGAGGGCCATCGCTTGATGGCTCTGACTGTTGCTTGTCTTATTCTGTGGGTGACTGAAGCACTACCTATTCCTGTCACGTCGATACTGGCAATAGGCGGTCAGGCATTGGTCGGATCGGCAACGTTACGTCAGGCCTCAAGCAATTTTATCAGTCCAGTATTTTTCTTTGTCCTAGCCATGTTTGTCTTCGCAGCGGTAGTGAGAGAAACCAAATTGGATAGTCGCTTTGCGCAGTGGCTCTTATCCAAGTCTGGAACCGATACGCGAAAAATACTGCTGGCTTTCATGATTGGAACTGCGGTTGTTTCGTCGGTTATGTCGGACGTGCCGGCCTGCGCACTATGGATGGCTCTCGGGTTAGGAATCCTTCAGCAAGAGAATTTGAAACCAGGGTCCTCCAATTTCGGAAAAGTCCTGATGCTCGGTATAACGATCGCCGCGTTTATTGGTGGCATTGCCACTCCGGCGGGCAGTTCGATTAACATCATGGGACTGGTCATGCTCGCGGATCTGGGTGGGGGAGAGGTTCCATTTTTAAAATGGATGGCTATTGGCATTCCCATGGTTGTGTTACTTATTCCTATTTCCTGGTTCGTACTCCTGAAATTCTTTCCACCCGAGATTTCGAACATATCAGAGAATCCGGGAGAAAAAGACCCATCGAAAGAGCCGTTTAGCACTGGCCAGAAAAAGGTGATGGTAATTTTTGGTACCGTAATAATATTATGGATACTAAGTAACTGGTATCCAAAGGCTTTGGATGTGACCATGATCGCGCTGATTGGTTCGGTTGTTTTTTTTCTGCCGGGAATTGGTGTTTCAACCTGGAAAGAGGTATCCAAGGGTATTGGCTGGGATATTCTTTTAATGATCGGAGCCGTTTCCTCGATCGGCCTGGCCAGTCGTGATACCGGCCTCGCAACCTGGGTGGTGTCCTCTATTTTCGATGGAGCCGGTGGGATAAGCGTTCTCTGGCTCATTATTGCGATCAGCACCTTTACAGTTCTAATTCACTTTGTGGTGCCGATTGGGCCCGTGGTAAACGCGGTGATGATTCCGCCTATCGTTGCCCTCGCAATCGCAATCGGTCAACCGCCTATTTTATTGGCGCTACCCGTTATTTTTACTGCCTCGTGCGCCTTCCTACTTCCTCTGGACGCCGTAGCCTTAATAACCTATTCAAAAGGTTATTATCGAATGACTGACATGCTTTGGCCCGGTTTGGTGATAAGCGTATTTTGGGTGATTATTCTTACCGCTTTGATGCTTGTGGTAGTGCCTTGGCTTGGGCTGGTTCCTTGA